One Alligator mississippiensis isolate rAllMis1 chromosome 1, rAllMis1, whole genome shotgun sequence genomic window carries:
- the LOC102563513 gene encoding transmembrane protein 121 isoform X1 — protein MMLPCTVTTNYTFLPAPWHVSATTNNLSLGIGLSLALLSPPWTQQEAQHQPTEGRRRRGINTLGRQKVWPRMVPPPPINKPHVCLSTVLIMSSMVLMDAYLVEQNQGSRKLGICIMVSVGDVCFLLVLRYVAVWVGAEVKTAKRGYAMILWFLYIFVLEIKVYFVYQNYKADRKSMDLMARKALTLLLSICIPALYMLLVATEHMEYVRTFKKKEDLRNRLFWVIVDMLDVLDIQANLWEPQKKGLPLWAEGLMFFYCYILLLILPCVSLCEISMQGISIVPHRMMLYPMLSMLTINIATIFIRGSNMVFFRDARVSGIFMGKNILAIVLKVCMFVQYRRQLQHQPAGLSTEPQHNSMPQPQPVLPLLKSQSQTRCPKVLAQENT, from the exons GAATTGGCTTGTCACTGGCTCTGCTCTCTCCTCCTTGGACACAGCAggaggcccagcaccagcccacTGAAGGCAGAAGGCGGCGTGGCATCAACACACTAGGGAGGCAGAAGGTCTGGCCCAG AATGGTTCCCCCACCCCCTATCAACAAGCCCCATGTCTGCCTTTCCACTGTACTCATCATGAGCAGCATGGTGCTGATGGATGCCTACCTGGTAGAACAGAAccagggctccaggaagctgGGAATCTGCATCATGGTGTCTGTGGGTGATGTCTGCTTCCTGCTGGTGCTCCGGTACGTGGCTGTCTGGGTTGGAGCAGAGGTGAAGACAGCCAAGCGAGGCTACGCCATGATCCTATGGTTTTTGTACATTTTTGTGTTGGAGATCAAGGTCTACTTCGTCTATCAAAACTACAAGGCTGACCGCAAGAGCATGGACCTCATGGCCCGTAAGGCCCTGACCCTATTGTTGTCCATCTGCATCCCAGCCCTCTACATGCTGCTGGTGGCCACAGAGCACATGGAGTATGTCAGGACGTTCAAAAAGAAGGAGGATCTCCGCAACCGCCTCTTCTGGGTCATTGTCGACATGCTGGATGTGCTGGATATCCAGGCCAACCTGTGGGAGCCCCAGAAGAAAGGGCTGCCACTTTGGGCTGAGGGCCTGATGTTCTTCTACTGCTATATTTTGCTCCTGATTCTCCCGTGTGTGTCCTTGTGTGAGATCAGCATGCAAGGGATCAGCATCGTGCCACACAGGATGATGCTGTACCCCATGCTGAGCATGCTCACCATCAACATTGCCACCATTTTCATCAGGGGAAGTAACATGGTCTTCTTCAGAGATGCCCGGGTTTCTGGTATCTTCATGGGCAAGAACATACTGGCCATTGTACTTAAAGTCTGCATGTTTGTGCAGTACAGGAGGCAGTTGCAACACCAACCAGCAGGACTCAGCACCGAGCCCCAGCACAactccatgccccagccccagccagttcTGCCTCTGTTGAAGTCCCAGAGCCAGACTCGCTGTCCCAAGGTGCTGGCCCAGGAGAACACGTga
- the LOC102563513 gene encoding transmembrane protein 121 isoform X2, translating to MPEEPRRGTPGPHAPGPAGHGIGLSLALLSPPWTQQEAQHQPTEGRRRRGINTLGRQKVWPRMVPPPPINKPHVCLSTVLIMSSMVLMDAYLVEQNQGSRKLGICIMVSVGDVCFLLVLRYVAVWVGAEVKTAKRGYAMILWFLYIFVLEIKVYFVYQNYKADRKSMDLMARKALTLLLSICIPALYMLLVATEHMEYVRTFKKKEDLRNRLFWVIVDMLDVLDIQANLWEPQKKGLPLWAEGLMFFYCYILLLILPCVSLCEISMQGISIVPHRMMLYPMLSMLTINIATIFIRGSNMVFFRDARVSGIFMGKNILAIVLKVCMFVQYRRQLQHQPAGLSTEPQHNSMPQPQPVLPLLKSQSQTRCPKVLAQENT from the exons GAATTGGCTTGTCACTGGCTCTGCTCTCTCCTCCTTGGACACAGCAggaggcccagcaccagcccacTGAAGGCAGAAGGCGGCGTGGCATCAACACACTAGGGAGGCAGAAGGTCTGGCCCAG AATGGTTCCCCCACCCCCTATCAACAAGCCCCATGTCTGCCTTTCCACTGTACTCATCATGAGCAGCATGGTGCTGATGGATGCCTACCTGGTAGAACAGAAccagggctccaggaagctgGGAATCTGCATCATGGTGTCTGTGGGTGATGTCTGCTTCCTGCTGGTGCTCCGGTACGTGGCTGTCTGGGTTGGAGCAGAGGTGAAGACAGCCAAGCGAGGCTACGCCATGATCCTATGGTTTTTGTACATTTTTGTGTTGGAGATCAAGGTCTACTTCGTCTATCAAAACTACAAGGCTGACCGCAAGAGCATGGACCTCATGGCCCGTAAGGCCCTGACCCTATTGTTGTCCATCTGCATCCCAGCCCTCTACATGCTGCTGGTGGCCACAGAGCACATGGAGTATGTCAGGACGTTCAAAAAGAAGGAGGATCTCCGCAACCGCCTCTTCTGGGTCATTGTCGACATGCTGGATGTGCTGGATATCCAGGCCAACCTGTGGGAGCCCCAGAAGAAAGGGCTGCCACTTTGGGCTGAGGGCCTGATGTTCTTCTACTGCTATATTTTGCTCCTGATTCTCCCGTGTGTGTCCTTGTGTGAGATCAGCATGCAAGGGATCAGCATCGTGCCACACAGGATGATGCTGTACCCCATGCTGAGCATGCTCACCATCAACATTGCCACCATTTTCATCAGGGGAAGTAACATGGTCTTCTTCAGAGATGCCCGGGTTTCTGGTATCTTCATGGGCAAGAACATACTGGCCATTGTACTTAAAGTCTGCATGTTTGTGCAGTACAGGAGGCAGTTGCAACACCAACCAGCAGGACTCAGCACCGAGCCCCAGCACAactccatgccccagccccagccagttcTGCCTCTGTTGAAGTCCCAGAGCCAGACTCGCTGTCCCAAGGTGCTGGCCCAGGAGAACACGTga
- the LOC102563513 gene encoding transmembrane protein 121 isoform X3 yields the protein MVPPPPINKPHVCLSTVLIMSSMVLMDAYLVEQNQGSRKLGICIMVSVGDVCFLLVLRYVAVWVGAEVKTAKRGYAMILWFLYIFVLEIKVYFVYQNYKADRKSMDLMARKALTLLLSICIPALYMLLVATEHMEYVRTFKKKEDLRNRLFWVIVDMLDVLDIQANLWEPQKKGLPLWAEGLMFFYCYILLLILPCVSLCEISMQGISIVPHRMMLYPMLSMLTINIATIFIRGSNMVFFRDARVSGIFMGKNILAIVLKVCMFVQYRRQLQHQPAGLSTEPQHNSMPQPQPVLPLLKSQSQTRCPKVLAQENT from the coding sequence ATGGTTCCCCCACCCCCTATCAACAAGCCCCATGTCTGCCTTTCCACTGTACTCATCATGAGCAGCATGGTGCTGATGGATGCCTACCTGGTAGAACAGAAccagggctccaggaagctgGGAATCTGCATCATGGTGTCTGTGGGTGATGTCTGCTTCCTGCTGGTGCTCCGGTACGTGGCTGTCTGGGTTGGAGCAGAGGTGAAGACAGCCAAGCGAGGCTACGCCATGATCCTATGGTTTTTGTACATTTTTGTGTTGGAGATCAAGGTCTACTTCGTCTATCAAAACTACAAGGCTGACCGCAAGAGCATGGACCTCATGGCCCGTAAGGCCCTGACCCTATTGTTGTCCATCTGCATCCCAGCCCTCTACATGCTGCTGGTGGCCACAGAGCACATGGAGTATGTCAGGACGTTCAAAAAGAAGGAGGATCTCCGCAACCGCCTCTTCTGGGTCATTGTCGACATGCTGGATGTGCTGGATATCCAGGCCAACCTGTGGGAGCCCCAGAAGAAAGGGCTGCCACTTTGGGCTGAGGGCCTGATGTTCTTCTACTGCTATATTTTGCTCCTGATTCTCCCGTGTGTGTCCTTGTGTGAGATCAGCATGCAAGGGATCAGCATCGTGCCACACAGGATGATGCTGTACCCCATGCTGAGCATGCTCACCATCAACATTGCCACCATTTTCATCAGGGGAAGTAACATGGTCTTCTTCAGAGATGCCCGGGTTTCTGGTATCTTCATGGGCAAGAACATACTGGCCATTGTACTTAAAGTCTGCATGTTTGTGCAGTACAGGAGGCAGTTGCAACACCAACCAGCAGGACTCAGCACCGAGCCCCAGCACAactccatgccccagccccagccagttcTGCCTCTGTTGAAGTCCCAGAGCCAGACTCGCTGTCCCAAGGTGCTGGCCCAGGAGAACACGTga
- the RRP36 gene encoding ribosomal RNA processing protein 36 homolog isoform X2, which translates to MLNLSSLSFEELLQLRNRVGTKAYQQMTCGKKAPYHTKVKTKQRQSKQGPLEFSAKNPVPFLRQVVSAKKKVHRDPRFDDLSGEYSPEVFEKTYSFLNSIKEREKEMVQKQLKKSRNAEQQENLQQLLKRMTQQEVAQKDWQRRREKELALKKQQREQAQQGRKPFYLKKSEKRKLELAEKYAELKRSGKLESFLSKKRKRNAIKDKRRLPFRKDI; encoded by the exons atCTCTCCTCTCTGTCTTTTGAGGAATTGCTGCAGCTGCGGAACAGGGTTGGAACCAAAGCATATCAACAGATGACTTGTGGGAAGAAGGCACCATACCATACCAAAGTCAAGACAAAGCAACGGCAGAGCAAGCAGGG acCACTGGAGTTTTCTGCCAAGAACCCAGTTCCCTTTCTGCGACAGGTGGTCTCTGCCAAAAAAAAG GTGCACAGAGATCCGCGCTTTGATGACTTATCTGGGGAGTACAGCCCAGAAGTGTTTGAGAAGACGTACAGCTTCTTGAACAGCAtcaaggagagggagaaagag ATGGTTCAGAAGCAGCTGAAGAAAAGCCGAAACGCAGAGCAGCAAGAGAACCTGCAGCAGTTGCTAAAGAGAATG ACGCAGCAGGAAGTTGCTCAGAAAGACTGGCAGAGACGAAGAGAGAAGGAGCTGGCCCTGAAAAAACAACAGAGGGAACAGGCCCAACAGGGGAGGAAGCCCTTCTACTTGAAGAAAT CTGAGAAACGGAAATTGGAGTTGGCAGAGAAATATGCAGAGCTGAAGAGGAGTGGGAAGCTggagagcttcctgagcaagaagaggaagaggaatgcCATTAAGGACAAGCGCAGACTGCCCTTCCGTAAAGATATATGa
- the RRP36 gene encoding ribosomal RNA processing protein 36 homolog isoform X1 — MGRPRTAAAPGGGESSEAGGDLSSLSFEELLQLRNRVGTKAYQQMTCGKKAPYHTKVKTKQRQSKQGPLEFSAKNPVPFLRQVVSAKKKVHRDPRFDDLSGEYSPEVFEKTYSFLNSIKEREKEMVQKQLKKSRNAEQQENLQQLLKRMTQQEVAQKDWQRRREKELALKKQQREQAQQGRKPFYLKKSEKRKLELAEKYAELKRSGKLESFLSKKRKRNAIKDKRRLPFRKDI; from the exons atCTCTCCTCTCTGTCTTTTGAGGAATTGCTGCAGCTGCGGAACAGGGTTGGAACCAAAGCATATCAACAGATGACTTGTGGGAAGAAGGCACCATACCATACCAAAGTCAAGACAAAGCAACGGCAGAGCAAGCAGGG acCACTGGAGTTTTCTGCCAAGAACCCAGTTCCCTTTCTGCGACAGGTGGTCTCTGCCAAAAAAAAG GTGCACAGAGATCCGCGCTTTGATGACTTATCTGGGGAGTACAGCCCAGAAGTGTTTGAGAAGACGTACAGCTTCTTGAACAGCAtcaaggagagggagaaagag ATGGTTCAGAAGCAGCTGAAGAAAAGCCGAAACGCAGAGCAGCAAGAGAACCTGCAGCAGTTGCTAAAGAGAATG ACGCAGCAGGAAGTTGCTCAGAAAGACTGGCAGAGACGAAGAGAGAAGGAGCTGGCCCTGAAAAAACAACAGAGGGAACAGGCCCAACAGGGGAGGAAGCCCTTCTACTTGAAGAAAT CTGAGAAACGGAAATTGGAGTTGGCAGAGAAATATGCAGAGCTGAAGAGGAGTGGGAAGCTggagagcttcctgagcaagaagaggaagaggaatgcCATTAAGGACAAGCGCAGACTGCCCTTCCGTAAAGATATATGa
- the RRP36 gene encoding ribosomal RNA processing protein 36 homolog isoform X3: MTCGKKAPYHTKVKTKQRQSKQGPLEFSAKNPVPFLRQVVSAKKKVHRDPRFDDLSGEYSPEVFEKTYSFLNSIKEREKEMVQKQLKKSRNAEQQENLQQLLKRMTQQEVAQKDWQRRREKELALKKQQREQAQQGRKPFYLKKSEKRKLELAEKYAELKRSGKLESFLSKKRKRNAIKDKRRLPFRKDI; the protein is encoded by the exons ATGACTTGTGGGAAGAAGGCACCATACCATACCAAAGTCAAGACAAAGCAACGGCAGAGCAAGCAGGG acCACTGGAGTTTTCTGCCAAGAACCCAGTTCCCTTTCTGCGACAGGTGGTCTCTGCCAAAAAAAAG GTGCACAGAGATCCGCGCTTTGATGACTTATCTGGGGAGTACAGCCCAGAAGTGTTTGAGAAGACGTACAGCTTCTTGAACAGCAtcaaggagagggagaaagag ATGGTTCAGAAGCAGCTGAAGAAAAGCCGAAACGCAGAGCAGCAAGAGAACCTGCAGCAGTTGCTAAAGAGAATG ACGCAGCAGGAAGTTGCTCAGAAAGACTGGCAGAGACGAAGAGAGAAGGAGCTGGCCCTGAAAAAACAACAGAGGGAACAGGCCCAACAGGGGAGGAAGCCCTTCTACTTGAAGAAAT CTGAGAAACGGAAATTGGAGTTGGCAGAGAAATATGCAGAGCTGAAGAGGAGTGGGAAGCTggagagcttcctgagcaagaagaggaagaggaatgcCATTAAGGACAAGCGCAGACTGCCCTTCCGTAAAGATATATGa